GGACGGCGGTGACGGAGAGGTCGTTGGCCTGGATGGCCTCGGAGATCTCCGGCTCCAGCGGACCCGAGTTGCCGATGCAGGTGGCGCAGCCGTAACCGACGATGTAGAAGCCGAGCTTCTCCAGGTACGGGGTCAGGCCGGACTTCTCGTAGTAGTCCGTGACGACCTTCGAGCCCGGGGCGACGGAGGTCTTGACCCACGGCTTGGCCGTGAGGCCCTTCTCCACGGCGTTGCGGGCCAGCAGAGCGGCGGCCAGCATCACGGACGGGTTCGAGGTGTTGGTGCAGGAGGTGATCGAGGCGATCGACACCGCGCCGTGGTCCAGCTCGAAGCTGCGGCCGTCGGCGGTCTTCACGGTGACGGGCTTGGACGGACGTCCGTTGGCGCCGTTGGCCGCGGATGCCACCACGGTGACCTCGTTGTCCTCGGTCATGTGGGAGTCCGGCGAGAACGACGGGGAGTCGGAAGCCGGGAAGGACTCGTCCAGCGCCTCGTCGACGCTGCCATCGGCGAGCGTGACGTAGTTGTGGATGTCCTTGCGGAACTGCTCCTTGGCGTCCGTGAGCTCGATGCGGTCCTGGGGACGCTTCGGGCCGGAGATGGACGGAACCACGGTGGACAGGTCCAGCTCGAGGTACTCGGAGAAGCGCAGCTCGCGGGACGGGTCGTGCCAGAGGCCCTGCTCCTTGGTGTACGCCTCCACCAGGGCGACGTTCTCCTCGCTGCGGCCGGTGAGGCGCAGGTAGTCGAGGGTGACGTCGTCGATCGGGAACATGGCGGCCGTGGAGCCGAACTCCGGGCTCATGTTGCCGATGGTGGCGCGGTTGGCGAGCGGCACGGCCGCGACGCCTTCACCGTAGAACTCGACGAACTTGCCGACGACGCCGTGCTTGCGCAGCATCTCGGTGATGGTCAGCACCACGTCGGTGGCGGTGGCACCGGCCGGGATGGAGCCGGAGAGCTTGAAGCCCACGACGCGCGGGATGAGCATGGAGACGGGCTGGCCGAGCATCGCCGCTTCGGCCTCGATGCCGCCGACGCCCCAGCCCAGGATGCCCAGGCCGTTGACCATGGTGGTGTGGGAGTCGGTGCCCACGCAGGTGTCCGGGTAAGCGCGCAGCTTGCCGTCGACCTCACGGGTCATGATGGTGCGGGCCAGGTACTCGATGTTGACCTGGTGCACGATGCCGGTTCCCGGCGGGACGACCTTGAAGTCGTCGAAGGCCGTCTGGCCCCAGCGGAGGAACTGGTAACGCTCCCCATTGCGCTGGTATTCGATCTCCATGTTCCGCTCGAGCGCGCCGGCATTGCCGAACGCGTCGATCTGCACGGAGTGGTCGATGACCATCTCGGCGGGCGCCAGCGGGTTGACGCGCTTCGGGTCACCGCCCAGGTCCTTCACGGCCTCGCGCATGGTGGCCAGGTCAACCACACACGGCACGCCGGTGAAGTCCTGCATGATCACGCGGGCGGGGGTGAACTGGATTTCCGTGTCAGGCTCGGCTGCCGGATCCCAGGCGGCCAGGGCGCGGACATGGTCGGCGGTGATGTTGGCACCGTCCTCGGTCCGGAGCAGATTCTCCAGAAGGACTTTCAAGCTGTAGGGAAGGCTTTCCGCGCCTTCCACAGAGTTCAGCCGGAAGATTTCGTAATCGGTGCCTTTGACGTTCAGTACGCCCTTGGAACCGAAGCTGTCCACAGTGCTCATATAGCAGGACTCCTCTCGCAACACTTTCATCTTTGTCGCGTCACAGAACGCATGCTAGTTAGGTCTGCCTAACCGTTCGTGACTGGCGCGCCACCCGCCGGATTCCTCACTGACCGGCGATGTTGACCATCCACGTGACGCCGAACCGGTCCACGACCATGCCGAAGGTGTCGCCCCAGATCTGCCGTTCGAGCGGCATCACCACCTGCCCCGCCCTCGGAGAGTGCGTCCCAGTAGCCCTGCAGTTCCGCGGCGTCATCCCCCGAGAGACTCACCGAGAAACCGGCGTGGCCCGAGAACTGCATCTGGTTGGGGGTGTCCGCCGCCATCAGCGTGAAGCCCGCGGGGGTCTTGAGCAGCCCGTGCATGATCTTGTCAGCCTCGGCCGGGTCCTCGGACGCGTGGAACTCACCGAAGGTGTTGAGCGTCAGTTCACCGCCGAGCGCACCTTGATAGAACTCCATGGCCTGCCGGGCGTTGTCCTGGAAGTTCAGATACGGGTTGAGGTTCGATGCCATGACGGGCTCCTTTCGCGGCGCCGCCATGGCGCCCCACGGTCAAGCTACACCCGGTGTCAGCACCCCGCAATGGTCCCGGACGTCAGCCCTTCGGCAGGAGCAGGCCGACCGTCTCGAGGTGGTGCGTATGGGGGTACAGGTCGAAGGCCCGCAGTCCGGCGAGCTCCCAGCCCTGGCCTTCGAAGAACTTCACATCGCGGGCGAACGACGCCGGATCGCAGGACACGTAGGCGATGGCACGGGGACCGGACTCCACCAGCTGCTGGACGACGGTCCGGCCGGCGCCCGCGCGCGGCGGGTCCAGCACGACGGCGTCGAGCCTCCGGGGCCTCTGCCGCAGCACGCGCTCGACCTTTCCCTGGACGATCTCGACATGCCGCTGACCGTGGAAGTTCTTCCGCGCGTCGCGGCTCGTGCCCGGGGCGCCCTCCACCGACAGCACGGCGCCGCCATCACCGACGGCCGCGGCCAAAGGGGCGGTGAAGAGGCCTGCGCCGGCGTACAGGTCGGCCACGGAGGCGCCTTCACGGAGGAAGCCGCCCTCACCCAGGAAGCCGGTCACGGCGTCCATGAGCGTCTGCGGCGCACGGCGGTGGATCTGCCAGAAACCTTCGCCCGTCACGCGGTACTCGAAGCCGTTCACGCTCTCCCGCACCCAGGAGCGGCCCCGCCAGCGCAACAGCTGCTTGCTGGCCGGATCCATGACGGCGACGGAAACGCCGTCGGGGATCTGCGCGACGGCGCGGTTGAGGGCCTTCCCCTGCTCCTTCTCCCCCAGCGCCTCTTCGGGCCAGAGGATCACGAGGGGCTGCGAGCCGTTCGCCGGGGCCGCCACCTCGACGCGGGCGACGCCCTTCCACTGGTGATCCCACAAGCCGAGGTCGACGATCGCTTCGGAGGCGAGCGGCATGGACTCGACGGGCAGCACCTCGTCCGAGCGGTGAGCGTGCATGCCCAGGCGGCCGTCCGCCGTCACGGCGAAGGCCATCCTGGTCCGCCAGTGCAGGCCCTGGCCGGCGTCGTCCTCCACGGCCTCCACCACGGTGCTCCGGTCCAGACCCGCCAGGCGCTGGAGCTGCTCCGCGAGGACCGCCTCCTTGAGGCGCCGCTGGGCCGCCAGTGTGGCGTGGCCGAACTCCGCCCCGCCCAGGGGCTGCGCGGAGGTCCGCGCGGCGTCGAGCGCGGACGCCTGCCGCCACGGATGCTCCTGGCGGTCGGGAGACGCCTCCAGGACCTCGACGACGTCGCCACGCCAGAAACGAGCGTCCGGGGCCGACTCGGTCAGGCGGACCCGCACCTGCTCCCCCGGCAGACCGTGGCGGACGAACACCACCCGCGAGTCGTGGCGGGCCACCGTGTGTCCGCCGTGCGCGACGGGCCCCAGGGTGAGAGTGACGGTCTGCTCTGCGGAGTGTGGATTCACCTGAGTTCCTGCAATTGCTGGGCTTCCTTGGACGATTTGAGCTGCCAGGGCACACTGGCCACCATCACTCCGGGCTCGAAGTGCAGACGGGTCTTGATGCGCAGGGCGGTCTGGTTGTGCACCAGTTGCTCCCACCACTTGCCGACCACGTACTCAGGGATGTAGACGACAATCAGATCGCGCGGCGAGTCCTTCCGCATGTTCTTCACGTAATCGATGATCGGCGTGACCGTTTCGCGGTAGGGGCTGGCGAGGACGGTCAGCGGGACCGGGATGTCGAGCTTCTCCCAGTCCTCGACCGTCCGGGCCGTCTCCTCGGGGCTGATGTCCACGATCACGGCGTCGAGCTTCCACGGCCGGGAGGCGCGGGCATACGCGAGTGCACGCAGCACCGGCTTCCGGACATGGGAGACCAACAGGACGGCGTGCACCCGGGACGGCAGTGCCCGCGGAGCGGAATCCTCGTCCACGGCCAGTTCCTTGGCGACGTTGTCGTAGTGCGCGCGGATGCTCCACATGATGAGGAACAGCACCAGCATGGCGAGCAGGGCGATCCAGGCGCCCTGCTCGAACTTGGTGATGAGCACGATGGTCAGCACCAGCGCGGTCATGCCGAAGCCCAGCATGTTGATGGTGCGGGACTTCATGAGCCGCAGCCGGGTGGCCTTGTCCCGGACCTTCTTGAGCTCACGGCCCCAGTGCCGGACCATGCCGAGCTGGCTCGCCGTGAAGGAGATGAACACGCCCACGATGTAGAGCTGGATCAGCTTCGTGACGTCGGCGTTGAAAGCCAGGATGAGGACAAGCGCGCCCGCGGCGAGAGCCAGGACGCCGTTGCTGTACGCGAGACGGTCGCCACGGGTCTTGAGCTGGCGCGGCAGGTAGCCGTCCTGCGCGAGGATCGAGCCGAGGACCGGGAAGCCGTTGAACGCCGTGTTGGAGGCGAACACCAGGATGACGCCCGTGGCCGCCACGATGACGTAGAAGGGGATGGATCCCGCGCCGAACACCGTCTGCGCGATCTGGCTGATCGCCGGGTTCTGGATGTATCCCTCAGGAAGCGGCTTGCCGTCCTTCAGGAACTCCGTGGCGGGGTCCAGCACGATATGGACCTTGGTGGCGTTGGCCAGGAAGAGGATGCCCGCGAGCATGGTCGTCGCGATGACTCCGAGCAGGAGCAGCGTGGTGGCCGCGTTCTTGCTCTTGGGTTTCTGGAAGTTGGGGACGCCGTTGCTGATCGCCTCCACACCGGTCAGAGCCGCGGCGCCCGAGGAGAAGGCCCGCAGCAGCAGGAACGCCCCGGCGAGGCCGACCAGCCCCTGATCGAAGTGGCTCTCCGGGACGATCTCGAACGCCGCGGACTCGGCCAGTCCCAGCGTGCCCGTGGCGGCCTGGACGGCGCCCACGAGTGACATGCCGATGATGGCCGCCATGAAGATGTAGGTGGGCAGGGCGAAGACCGAACCGGCCTCCTTGATGCCCCGCAGATTGATCAGTGCCAGCACCACGACGCCGAGCGTCGCGATCAGCGCCTGGCTCCCGTGCAGGGACGGCACGGCCGTGGCCAGGTAGTTGGCGGCGGAGGACATGGACACGGCCACCGTGAGGACGTAATCCACCAGAAGCGCGGACGCGACGGTCAGACCCGCGAACTTGCCGAGGTTCACATTCGCGATCTCGTAGTCGCCACCGCCCGAGGGGTAGGCGTGCACGTTCTGCCGGTAGGACGCCACCACGGTCAGCAGGACGACGGCGACCGCCAGCCCGACCCACGGGGACAGCGCGACGGCGGAGACCCCGGCCAGCGCCAGGGTCAGGAGGATCTCATCGGGGGCGTAGGCCACGGAGGACAGGGCGTCCGAGGCGAAAACCGGCAATGCGATGCGCTTGGGAAGCAGAGTATGGGCCAGACGGTCGTTGCGGAACGGCCGGCCGACGATCACCCGCTTGACCGCATTCAGAAGTGACAGCACCTGACTACGGTAGTCTGCGCGGTGCCCCTGTGTCATGACGGACCGAAATCTCCCGGCCTCCGCGGCACGGATGACGCACCGCCCCGGATACAGTGGTGTTCTGATCCGTACGGATGCGCACCCGCCATCCGCAGAATTGAAGGAATGGTTCGTGGCGCATTTCGTCATCATGGGCTGTGGCCGTGTGGGCGCGACCCTGGCCCACACACTGGAGGACTCCGGCCACAGCGTGGCCATCATCGACCAGGACGAGCGGGCCTTCCGGCGCCTGCGCAACGGCTTCCAGGGCCGCAAGGTCACCGGCGTCGGCTTCGACCGGGACACGCTGCGGCACGCCGGGGTGGAGGAGGCGTACGCCTTCGCTGCCGTCTCCAGCGGTGACAACTCCAACATCCTTGCCACCCGCGTGGCCCGCGAGACCTTCCACGTCCCCCACGTGGTGGCGCGGATCTACGACCCGGGTCGCGCCGAGATCTATCAGCGGCTGGGCATCCCCACGGTGGCCGCGGTGAAGTGGAGCGCCGACCAGGTGCTGCGCCGCATCCTCCCGGAACAGTCCATCACCGGCGATTTCCGTGAGCCGTCCGGGCGTCTGGTCCTGACAGAGCTCGCCGTGGACCACGGCTGGGAGGGCCGTCCTCTGACCGAACTCGAGGAGGCCGCGGACATCCGCGTGGCGTACCTGACCCGTTTCGGGGAAGGCGCCATGGTGCACCCCGACTCGCGCTTCCAGGAAGGCGACAGCCTCCATGCCATCGTCCCCGTGAAGCGGCTCGACGCCGTGACCCGGATCCTCTCCAAGGCACCCGTGAAGGAAGCAGAGTGAAAGTCGTGATCGTCGGCGCGGGAAGCGTCGGAAGCTCCATCGCCCGGGAACTCCTGGGCCACAGCCACGAGGTGCTGCTGATCGACCTCAAGCCCGAGGTGATCGGCCGCAGCGGCCTGCGCGGCGCGCACTGGCTGGTGGGCGACGCCTGCGAACTCAGTGTGCTGAAGGAAGCCCGCCTGGACGACGCCGACGTGGTGGTCTCCGCCTCGGGCGATGACAAGGTGAACCTCGTGGTCTCCCTGCTGGCCAAGACCGAGTTCGGCGTGGGCCGGACGGTGGGCCGCGTGAACAATCCGAAGAACGGGTGGATGTTCGACGACTCCTGGGGCGTGGACGTCGCGGTCAACACCCCGCAGCTCATGACGGCCCTCGTGGAGGAAGCCGTGGAGATCGGCGACGTGGTCCGCCTCCTGACGCTCCAGACGGGAGTCTCCTCCCTGGTCGAGTTCACCGTGCCGCATGACGCCTCGTTCATCGGCTCCACTGTCGGCGACATCGACTGGCCACAGGATGCCACTCTCGTCGCCATCCTCCGGGATCAGGCTCCCATCACGCCGAGCCGCGACGACGTCATCGAGGGCGGTGACGAGCTCTTCTTCGTCACGACCCTCGCGGCCGAGGACGAACTCCGCCAGCTCCTCTCGGCGGCCCACACGAGCGAATCCGCGCCGGAATCCGCGGCGGCTTCCCAGTACGACGACGGCTTCGACGGCTGAGCGGAACACCCTCTCCGGACACGACGACGGCGGGGCGCGGCGATTGTTCGCCGCGCCCCGCCGTCGTCGTACCGCCATGTCAGGGGACCGTCAGGAGTCCTGTGCTCGCTCCTCGACGGGAGCCGCGGGCCTGCTGAGCAGCCACGCGAGCCACAGCCCGAGCACGTACAGCGGTGTCCCCATGATCAGACGCGTGGTCCCGAGGGCGGTGAGGCCGGCGTCGCCCATGAAGTACAGCGGAAGCTGGACGGCCAGGCGCAGGCCGAAGATCGCGATGATGACCCAGGTCGCGAGGGTGTAGCGCTTGAGACGCGCCGGGTCCTGGCGCCAGTGCACCCCCTCGTTCCGCAGGAAGCCGAACAGGAGCCCCGCCAGAGGCCACTTCACGATGATGGAGACGAGAAGCGCCAGGAGGTAGCCGCCGTTCGTGAAAAACCCCGGCACGTAGAAGTCGGAGGCCTTGCCCGTGCTCTGCGCGACCCAGGCCGAGATCGCGACACCCACCACGCCGGCCAGCGCCATGGTGAGCTTCTGCTTCTGGATCAGGCGGAGTGCCGCGAACACCGCGCTCACGCCCAGGGCCACGCCCAGGCCCCAGCCGAGGGATTCCGTGACGGTGTACAGGACCAGGAACACCAGGCCCGGCAGGATGCTCTCGCAGATCCCCTGCCAGCCGCCCGCCGTGCGCAGCAGGTCGACCCGGCCGTCCTCATGGTGATGGACGCCGGC
The nucleotide sequence above comes from Arthrobacter woluwensis. Encoded proteins:
- the acnA gene encoding aconitate hydratase AcnA: MSTVDSFGSKGVLNVKGTDYEIFRLNSVEGAESLPYSLKVLLENLLRTEDGANITADHVRALAAWDPAAEPDTEIQFTPARVIMQDFTGVPCVVDLATMREAVKDLGGDPKRVNPLAPAEMVIDHSVQIDAFGNAGALERNMEIEYQRNGERYQFLRWGQTAFDDFKVVPPGTGIVHQVNIEYLARTIMTREVDGKLRAYPDTCVGTDSHTTMVNGLGILGWGVGGIEAEAAMLGQPVSMLIPRVVGFKLSGSIPAGATATDVVLTITEMLRKHGVVGKFVEFYGEGVAAVPLANRATIGNMSPEFGSTAAMFPIDDVTLDYLRLTGRSEENVALVEAYTKEQGLWHDPSRELRFSEYLELDLSTVVPSISGPKRPQDRIELTDAKEQFRKDIHNYVTLADGSVDEALDESFPASDSPSFSPDSHMTEDNEVTVVASAANGANGRPSKPVTVKTADGRSFELDHGAVSIASITSCTNTSNPSVMLAAALLARNAVEKGLTAKPWVKTSVAPGSKVVTDYYEKSGLTPYLEKLGFYIVGYGCATCIGNSGPLEPEISEAIQANDLSVTAVLSGNRNFEGRINPDVKMNYLASPPLVIAYALAGTMDFDFDVDPLGQDEQGNDVFLKDIWPNPVEVQQVIDSSIDEGMFAKGYEGVFEGDDRWKALDTPAGDTFAWAEDSTYVRKPPYFEGMKSQPDPVTDIEGARVLLKLGDSVTTDHISPAGSFKSDTPAGQYLLANGVERKDFNSYGSRRGNHEVMIRGTFANIRIKNQLLADFNDGAGVEGGFTRDFTQPEGPQAYVYDAAQNYREAGTPLVVLGGKEYGSGSSRDWAAKGTALLGVKAVITESFERIHRSNLIGMGVLPLQFPEGENAATLGLDGTETFSISGVTQLNEGVTPKTLKVTATKEDGTSKSFDAVVRIDTPGEADYYRNGGILQYVLRQISGS
- a CDS encoding class I SAM-dependent RNA methyltransferase, which produces MNPHSAEQTVTLTLGPVAHGGHTVARHDSRVVFVRHGLPGEQVRVRLTESAPDARFWRGDVVEVLEASPDRQEHPWRQASALDAARTSAQPLGGAEFGHATLAAQRRLKEAVLAEQLQRLAGLDRSTVVEAVEDDAGQGLHWRTRMAFAVTADGRLGMHAHRSDEVLPVESMPLASEAIVDLGLWDHQWKGVARVEVAAPANGSQPLVILWPEEALGEKEQGKALNRAVAQIPDGVSVAVMDPASKQLLRWRGRSWVRESVNGFEYRVTGEGFWQIHRRAPQTLMDAVTGFLGEGGFLREGASVADLYAGAGLFTAPLAAAVGDGGAVLSVEGAPGTSRDARKNFHGQRHVEIVQGKVERVLRQRPRRLDAVVLDPPRAGAGRTVVQQLVESGPRAIAYVSCDPASFARDVKFFEGQGWELAGLRAFDLYPHTHHLETVGLLLPKG
- a CDS encoding APC family permease, which gives rise to MTQGHRADYRSQVLSLLNAVKRVIVGRPFRNDRLAHTLLPKRIALPVFASDALSSVAYAPDEILLTLALAGVSAVALSPWVGLAVAVVLLTVVASYRQNVHAYPSGGGDYEIANVNLGKFAGLTVASALLVDYVLTVAVSMSSAANYLATAVPSLHGSQALIATLGVVVLALINLRGIKEAGSVFALPTYIFMAAIIGMSLVGAVQAATGTLGLAESAAFEIVPESHFDQGLVGLAGAFLLLRAFSSGAAALTGVEAISNGVPNFQKPKSKNAATTLLLLGVIATTMLAGILFLANATKVHIVLDPATEFLKDGKPLPEGYIQNPAISQIAQTVFGAGSIPFYVIVAATGVILVFASNTAFNGFPVLGSILAQDGYLPRQLKTRGDRLAYSNGVLALAAGALVLILAFNADVTKLIQLYIVGVFISFTASQLGMVRHWGRELKKVRDKATRLRLMKSRTINMLGFGMTALVLTIVLITKFEQGAWIALLAMLVLFLIMWSIRAHYDNVAKELAVDEDSAPRALPSRVHAVLLVSHVRKPVLRALAYARASRPWKLDAVIVDISPEETARTVEDWEKLDIPVPLTVLASPYRETVTPIIDYVKNMRKDSPRDLIVVYIPEYVVGKWWEQLVHNQTALRIKTRLHFEPGVMVASVPWQLKSSKEAQQLQELR
- a CDS encoding potassium channel family protein, whose product is MAHFVIMGCGRVGATLAHTLEDSGHSVAIIDQDERAFRRLRNGFQGRKVTGVGFDRDTLRHAGVEEAYAFAAVSSGDNSNILATRVARETFHVPHVVARIYDPGRAEIYQRLGIPTVAAVKWSADQVLRRILPEQSITGDFREPSGRLVLTELAVDHGWEGRPLTELEEAADIRVAYLTRFGEGAMVHPDSRFQEGDSLHAIVPVKRLDAVTRILSKAPVKEAE
- a CDS encoding potassium channel family protein, producing MKVVIVGAGSVGSSIARELLGHSHEVLLIDLKPEVIGRSGLRGAHWLVGDACELSVLKEARLDDADVVVSASGDDKVNLVVSLLAKTEFGVGRTVGRVNNPKNGWMFDDSWGVDVAVNTPQLMTALVEEAVEIGDVVRLLTLQTGVSSLVEFTVPHDASFIGSTVGDIDWPQDATLVAILRDQAPITPSRDDVIEGGDELFFVTTLAAEDELRQLLSAAHTSESAPESAAASQYDDGFDG
- a CDS encoding DUF3159 domain-containing protein, whose translation is MSTEDRNTVEPGAAAPATPAGGAARPDPGNPGPDKQDLARSVAAAAGVHHHEDGRVDLLRTAGGWQGICESILPGLVFLVLYTVTESLGWGLGVALGVSAVFAALRLIQKQKLTMALAGVVGVAISAWVAQSTGKASDFYVPGFFTNGGYLLALLVSIIVKWPLAGLLFGFLRNEGVHWRQDPARLKRYTLATWVIIAIFGLRLAVQLPLYFMGDAGLTALGTTRLIMGTPLYVLGLWLAWLLSRPAAPVEERAQDS